GATTTCGTAGCAGCTCATGGGTGAATGTATGACTTATCGAATTCGTGTCTTTCGGCTCGCGTTACAGCGTCTGATCGACGAGGTCGCTCACGATGCGGTCCCGATCGAGGTGGTCGCCGACGATCCGTTCGGCGTCGCCGTCCTCGACGCCGCCGTACCAGATCCCGTCCGGGTAGACCGCGACCATCGGCCCGTCGCCACAGCGCCCCAGACACGACGACCGCGTAATGCGGGCGTCGCAGTGTTCGGAGTCCCGCACCTCCTGACGGAGGCGCTCGAGGACCGCCGGCGACCCCATCTTGGCACACGTCTGGTTGGTACAGACCGCGACGTGTTTTTCGGGCGCGTCGTGGCTGTCGGGCTCCTCGTCGATGTCGTCGCGGTCGGCGTGGGCCTCCTGATGGGCCAGCGCGCGGAGCATGGCCCGAGCGCCCCCGACGTCCTCCTCGTAGCCCTCGAGGTCGACCTTGTACTTGCACGTGTCACAGGACATCTCCACGCTCTCCGTGCGGGCCTCCTCCCAGCGATCGGCGAAGACGTCGAGCAGCCGCGAGTCCGTTCCGAGCGGGTCGCCGGCCAGCGCATCGACGTAGGGGTAGTCGGAGTCGAAGTCCGCCGTCCAGTCGCGAACCCGCTGCGTGAGGACGCCGTCGCCGAGCATGTACGGCAGGACGACGACCGCGTCGGGCCGGTGCTTCGAGAGCCCGTGCAAACTCTCCTCGAGCGTCGGCTCCGTCACGCCGATGAACGAGGCTTCGACGCGGTCGAACTCGCGGCCCTCGTAGAGTAGCCGGGCGAGCTTGTGCACATCGCCGTTGGCGTCCGGATCGCTTGAGCCGCGGCCGCAGACAACGACGGCGACATCGTCGTCCTCGCGGTCGACGTCCAGTTCCGCTTCGACCGCAGCGGCGCGGTCGTCCAGCAGGTCCAAGATCGCGGGGTGGACCCCCAGATGTGCGCCGTTAGTGATCTCGAGGTCGTGTTCGGCCCGCGCTTGCTCGATCGCCAGCGGCACGTCGTTCTTGACGTGGCTCGCGGCGAAGAGCGAGCAGTGGACGACAGTGACCTGGGACGCGACCGGTGCGAGCGTCGCGAAGGCCTCGTCGATCGACGGCTCTGCGAGCTCGAGGAACGCGGCGTCGACCGGGATCCCGAGTTGGGACTCGAGGTCAGCGGCCAGTTCGCGGACCTGTTCGTTGGATTTCTCGCGTCTGGAGCCGTGGCCGATCAGGAGGACGGCCTCGTCGTCGAACCCGGCTGTGGATCCGGGCGTGGTCTGGTCGGGTGTACTCATCGATTTCGATGTGGAAATTGCGAATGCGGTTTGCAGTCCGAACCGGTCGGCCGTCGCTATTCGTCGCCGTCGTAGGCCGATGCCTGCTCGAGACTTTTCTCGAGTTTCCGGCGGCGACTCGGCGCGAACAGTCCCGTTTCCTCGCAGTTCTCGTAGAGCCACGTGCCGAAGTCGGGTGCGGCGGCGTCGTCGACGCCGAACCAGTAGCCGCCCGACGAGGTCTCAGACAGCTCGCCGAACGGAGCGTCCACGGGACAGTCGGCGATCAGGTCCTGCGCAAGTTCGAGCAGTGCTGCATCGTCGTGGACGAACGAGATGCCGACGGTGCCACTCGAGGACTTGAAGCAGATCGTGCCACAGCCCTCGAGCAGGCCCCGAAGCAGTTCCCGGTCGTAGTTCGAGAAGGCTCCGAAGCGGTAGTTGCCGCGGCCGTCGACGGGGAGACCGAGCGCGCCGCTGCGACCCAGTAAGCCCGCATCGTCGCTGCCGGCTCCCTCGTCGCCGCCGATCGAGAGCGTGTACTCGTCTTCGGTCCGCGTGATCGAGGTATCGTGTGCGTACTCGCGGCTGGCCGTCTCGTGCGCTACGTCGCCGCCCGCGATCGCGGCGAGTACCTGCGCGGACGCCTCGTCGTTGGTGACGACTTCGATGCCGTCATCGGAAACGTCACCGCTCCCGGCGACGTGGCCCCAGAAGTACGCAGTCGCGGCGTGACCCGCGAGCGGGTCCGACGGGACTTCGATCTCGGTTGCGGGTTCCGCGTCGCTCATTCGCCCACCTCCTCGACGATGATCGCATCCGTCGGACACGCCGCGGCGGCCTGCCGGGCTTCGTCGATGCGGTCGTCGTCGAACGTCGCGACGACTCGTTCTTCGGTGTCGGTGACCTCGCCCTCGCAGTCGTAGACCGGGTCCGCACCGGGATCGATCGTCGCGAGGCCGTCCTCGCCCTCGACGAATCGCGGGTCGCGGGTCAGACAGGCGAAGATGCCGTCGCAGGCGTCTTTCTCGATAGTGACTTCGTATCGTGACATTGGTGAATTGCGTCTGGGTCGGATTTCGATCGAACTGCTCAGTAGTCGTACTTCGTCTCGTAGCCGCGCGGAGTCACCATCCGGTCGTCCCAGACGTAGGTGTCCTCGTTGCCGACGACGATCGTCGTCGTCATGTCGATGATCTCGTCTTCACCCAACTCCACGAGTTCGCCGAGTTCGGTGATCATCACCTGCTCGTCGTCGCGGCCAGCACCGTGGACGATGCCGACGGGCGTGTCCTCGTCGCGGTGGGCCAGCAGGATCTCGCAGGCCTTCTCGAAGTTCTCCCGGCGCTTGCGGCTCCAGGGGTTGTAGATCGTGATCGTGAAGCTCTCCTTGGCCGCGGAGTGGAGTCGCGACTCGATTTCCGGCATCGGGACGAGATGGTCCGACAGCGAGATCGAGACGGTGTCGTTCACCAGCGGTGCACCCAGTCGAGCCGCACAGGACTGGGCCGCCGGGACGCCCGGCACTGCCTCGAAGTCGACCATCGACGCCGTCGCGCCTTTGGACTCGAGAATCTCGAGTGCGAGCCCGCCGAGCGCGTAGACGTTGGGGTCGCCGCTGCCGACGATGGCGACGTCGTGACCAGCCAGCGCGCGGTCGATGGCCTCCTCGGTCCGGGAGACTTCGCCGCACATCGGCGTGTCGTACAGCTCGTCGGCTTCCGCGGTGATCTCGTCCGGAATGAGATCGATGTAGGTCGTGTAGCCGACGATGTGGTCGGCCTCGAGCAGCGCCGTCTTCGCGCGGTCTGTCATTCCCTCCGAATGCCCGGGACCGAGACCGACGGCGCTCAGCTGGCCCGGTTCGGCGTCGAAGTCGTCGACCGTCGAGCCGACCTCCTTCTCGTTGGAGCTGTCGTCGTCCGAACTCGAGGAAGCACCGCAGCTACTCGAGTCGTCAGTCTCGGTCGAGGCACCGCACTTCGAACTCGAGCTATCGGTGCTCGTTTCTCCGGAACTGCTCTCCGAGCTCGAGGCACCGCACTTCGAACTCGAGCTATCGGTGCTCGTTTCTCCGGAACTGCTCTCCGAGCTCGAGGCACCGCAGTTGGAAGTCGATTCGTCGTCGGCGTCCGCGTTGGTATCCGTACTCATGGATATGTGGTATCAGTTTCAGAAGTCGTCGACGTCACGCCCGCCGCGCGGGGTGACGAGGTACGTTCGGTCGTCGTTGCGCCAGGTCTCGGTCTCGTGGTTGCCAATGATCAGCGAGGTGCCCATCCCGGAGACCTTGTCGTCGTGGTCGGCGGCCTCGCCGAGGGTAGTGATGAACTGGCTCTCGCCGTTACGGCCGGCATCCGCGCGGCCGGCGTCGTTGACGATGGCCACGGCGGCGTCGTCGGTCCGCTCCTCGCGGACGATCTCGACGGCCTGCTCGTAGTTGCGCCAGCAGTTGTAGAGGACGATCACGAAGCCCGAGATCGCCGCCGCACGCAGTTTCTCTTCGATCTCGTCCCAGCCGCGCCACTTGTCCGACAGCGAGACCGTACAGAAGTCGTTACACAGCGGCGCTCCGACGTTCGCCGACCCGCCGAGTGCCGCGGTGATGCCGGGGATAATCTCGATCGGAATGTCCGTCGCGTCGTCCTCGTCGGCCATCTTGAAGATGAGGTCGGACTTGCCGTAGACCGACGGATCGCCGCCGGAGACGTGGGCAACATCCTTCCCCTCCCGAACGTGGTCGAACGCCGCGCGAGCGAGTTCGATCTGCCGGCCCATCGTCGAGCGGATGATCTCCTGCTCGAAACCATCGTCTCGAACCGCGATGCCGTCCTCGTCGGTTTGCTCCTCCGGCAGCAGAGTCCCGTCGTCGCGCAGGAACTCCTGATAGAGGCTCGAGGCGATGACGACTTCCGACGACTCGATGACCTCCTTGGCCCGCTTGGTCATATGATCCGGCAGGCCAGGACCGATACCGACGACGTAGAGCGTGCCGTGGTCGTCGGGGGTGCCGCCGCCGGCGTCCGCTGATTCGCTTTCGGTCCCGCTCATTCACCGATCGCCACCGTGACCTCGTTTTCGTAACTGATCTTCTCGAGGACGAGTTCCTGTTCGGCCCCGCCCGCAATTGCGCTCGCCTCCGAGACGCCGGGCCAGCCGATCAATTCCTTCGATTTGGAGGGCGTCGGCCCCTCGTTCTCGAGCAGGGTCTCCTTGTCGAAGGCGACCACGCCGAGATCGAGTTCCTGTGCGGCCTCGAGCAGGCCTTCCTCGTCTTCCTTCCGGGTCGCGGTCCCGACGAACTCGACGTCGGAGATGTCGTAGTCGGTCTGCTCGAGGGCTTCCTCCCACGCGGCGAGGAACGACTCCTTGCTCGCCCCCGAAACACTGCCGGTGCCGAGGACGCAGCCCTCGTCCTTGTTCCGTTTGAGAACCGTCACGTCGTCACCGACGAGTACCGCTTTGGGGCCGTCGACTCGGGCCACAGGACCGAGATTCTCGTCGAGGACGGCGAGGTTGGTCTTGATCGTCGAGTCGCCGTTGACGACGTGGGTGTCCATCGCCTTCGCGCGGGACTCGACGCCCTGCTTGCCGGCCGCCTCGGAAGCGGTGGTCATCGCCGGAATCGCGCCCATCGTCGCCAGGTCCTGTGCGACCTGATTCGCGCCGTGGTGGCCGCCCGTGATCGGGATGGCCCACGTCAGTTCCTCGTCAACGACGCAGATCGCGGGGTCCTCCCACTTATCGTCGAGCAGGTGGGCCGTCTTCCGCATCGCGATCCCGGAGGCCATCAGGCCGATGAAGCAGTCGTACTCTCCCCAGTACTCCTCGAAGACGTCGCCGTGGTATTCGATGATGTCGATCGCCTCGTAGCGATCGCCGATCTCGTCTTTGATCTCCTCGGCGGTGTCCATCTTCCGCCCGAAGGAGATTATCGCGATCTCCTCGGCGACTTCGCCGTCCGAATCCGCCGTCGAACAGTGTCCGCCGCCGGAGTCCGATCCACCATCGTCCGTCGTATCCGCGTTCTCAGTTCCTGAACTCATTGTGTAACCTCCACCGTATCGAAATCGTCCTGTCCACCGCGGGGTGGGACTGAAAGGGGCCAGTCCCCTCGGCGAAGGCGGACGAAGCAAGCACCGCAGGGAGGGAGCCCCGCGACCGACCGAGACGCGCAGCGAGGCCCCCGAATCGAGGGGACTGGGGGCTTTCACCGTGGTTACGGTCTCGAGACCGAATCGTCTCAGTCATCGCTCGCCTCCGTTTCAGCCGAATTTTCCGACGATCCTTGACTCGCCCAGTCACCGTAGAGGAAGGATCGCTTGTAGCCCGCGCCGGTTACCGCGTCGCCGATGACGACCAGCGCCGACGCCCGATACCCCGCTTCCTCGACCTTGTCCGCAATATCGCCGATCGAGCCGATGATCACGTCCTCATCCGGCCAAGACGCGTGGTAGATCACCGCGACCGGCGTCTCGGGGTCGTGGTCGTCCTCGAGCAGGCGGTCCATCGTATCCCGAACCGCGTGGGTTCCGAGGTAGATGCAGGTCGTCACGTCGCCCATCTCGACGAAATCTGAGATGTGGTCTTCCTCCGGGGTTAGGGTCTTCCCCTGCGGCCGGGTGAACGCGACGTGGTTCGACACTTCGTTGAGCGTCAGTTGCGTCCGCAGCGTCGCGCTGGCCGCGAACGCCGAGGTGACGCCCGGCACGAAGTGAGTCGGAACGCCCTCGTGTTCCAGCGCGTCCATCTGCTCGAGCGCCGCGCCGTAGATGGCAGGATCGCCGCTGTGCAGGCGGACGACGTTCCGTCCCTCTTCGTAGGCGTCTCGCATCAGCGGGATCAGTTCCTCGAGGTCCTTCCCGACGGAGTTCACCAGTTCGGCGTGCAAACAGTACTCGTCGAGGAGTTCGCTGTTGACCAGCGAGCCCGCGTGAACGACGAGGTCTGCGTCCTCGAGCAGTTCCTTGCCCGCGACGGTCAGCAAGCGCGGGTTGCCGGGGCCAGCACCGACGAAGGGAATCCCCTCCTGTTCGTCGCCGGCGCTGTGCTCGAAGATCCGGTCGTCCAGTTCCTCGCGGCGGGCTTCGCCTTGGGAGTCGATCGCGTCCTGCGGGTCGTTGGGTGTCTCGTCGTCAGTCATCGGTGTCCTCCGCAATCGCCACCTTCGCAGCCCTCAGCGTGCTCGAGGTCGACTACTTCGCCTCCGTCGGAGGGTCCCTCCGACGAGGATCGCGAACCGTCCTCGGAACGCTTCGCGTTCCGATGTGGATCGCGCTCGCTTCGCTCGCGCTCACCTTCGATTCGCTCACCGCCATCGGTCACCGGCTCACCGTCCGTCGTCGCATCCCGCGATTCGGCCTCGTCGTCGGTCTCGAAGGCGGCCGTCGCCTGTTCGACCTCGAGCCCTTCCTTCTCGGCGTAGGCGAGCGTGTAGTAGTCGCGCTCGTCGATCTCCGCGGGGTCGTCGGTGACGAGGGTCTTGCCCTGTTCCATGAATAGCCGGCGGCCGTAGGTCACGTCGTAGCCGGCCTCGATGAGTCCTTCGTGGGTCGCCGGCGCGTCGGTGACCTTGAACAGGATCATCCGGTCCGGCCCGGTCGGGCTGTGGCCGGACGCAGCCTCCCGCAGCGAGAGGCCCGCGCCGGCCTCGATCTCGACCCCCATCGCGGTCGCGAAGGCCGTCACCGCGCTCACGCCGGGGACGATCTCGAGGTCAACATCCGAATGGAAGGCATCAATCGTCCGGCGTAGATGGCCGAACGTCGAGTAGACGTTCGGATCGCCCAGCGTGACGAAGGCAACGTCGCCGTCGCGTGCGTTCGGGGCAATCTCCGCGGCGGCCTCCTTCCAGGCCGTTCGCAGCTTCTCCTCGTCTTTCGTCATCGGGAAGTCCAGATCCCCGATCTTTGCCTCGTCGACGTGTTTCAGCGCGACCGTCCGCGACAGACGGCCGGGTGAGTAGACCACGTCGCACTCCTCGAGGATCTCCTTCCCGCGAACCGTGACGAGGTCAGCTTCGCCGGGACCGAGACCGACGCCGTACAGCGTCATCGCTCGGTACCTCGCGCTGTCGAATCGTCTGCGGCGATTTGACCTACGTCGGAGCATAGCTCCGACGAGGATCGCGATCCGGTGGATCGCTCACCCCCGTCTGTGACGACCTTCTCGCCGTCGTCCTCGTCGGGCGTCGCGCTCCCGACAAGCATGTAGACCGGGTTGTCCGAGTTGAAACTCGTCGCCCCGGCGAGTTCGTAGCCGTGGCTCACCTGAAACTGGACGACCTCCTCGAGCAAGTCACGCTCGCGGAAGGCCTCCGTGGCCTTGCCCGCGACCTCGAGTCGCGAGACGTTCATGATCACGCGGTCGATTTCGGTCTCGACGGCGTGGTCGAGTACTTCTTCGAAGTTCCGGCTCCCGCCCAGGAAGAGCGCGTCGGCGTCGTCGGGTAGCCCCTCGGGCGCTTCCGCATTCCGGAGGTCGACGTCGGCGCGTACCGACTCCTCGTTCGCGGCGAGGTTCTGCTCCGTCGTCTCGAGCCGCTCGGATTTCCGCTCAAGAGCGGTCACCCGCCCGGCTCGCTGTGCGGCTTCGATCGTGATGGCTCCCGTACAGGAGCCGACCTCCGCGAAGTGGTCGTCCGACTCGAGCGCGAGCTTCGAGTGGACGACAGCTCGGACCTCAGACTTCGTTGGTCCGGCCTTCGCATCGTATGGAAGCGCGATGGGTGGCATCATCCGTTGGAACAGAGCCCGTCCCTAAAACAATTTTGTTTGGGGTAGAACAACTGCGATTGCCCATATGGAGTTGGAGTAGGACAACAAGAGTTGTCGAATTCGATCGGACTGTTCGGTCGAAACGAAACGGTCGCTCGAGCGACTGTCAGGTCGATCCGACCGACCAACCCGACGTGCTCACTCGGCCTACCACTCCATCCCACCGTTGATTCCGAGTACCTGCCCGGTCATGTACTCCGCCTGATCGCCGGCGAGGAACCGAACCATGCCGACGATGTCCTCGGGTTTGGCGAACCGCTCCAGCGGAATATCCTTGCGAATTTTGTCCTGAACCCGTTCGGGGACCTTCTCGAGCATATCCGTCTCCGTGAATCCCGGTGCGACGCAGTTTGCCGTGGAACCGTGACTAGCGAGTTCCAGCGCCAGCGTCCGGGTGAAGGCGAACAGGCCACCCTTCGAGGTCGCATAATTGGCCTGTCCGTAGTTGCCCTGCTGACCGACGACGCTCGAGATGTTGATCAGGCGTCCGTGGTCGGAGGT
This genomic stretch from Natrinema sp. SYSU A 869 harbors:
- a CDS encoding CbiX/SirB N-terminal domain-containing protein, giving the protein MSTPDQTTPGSTAGFDDEAVLLIGHGSRREKSNEQVRELAADLESQLGIPVDAAFLELAEPSIDEAFATLAPVASQVTVVHCSLFAASHVKNDVPLAIEQARAEHDLEITNGAHLGVHPAILDLLDDRAAAVEAELDVDREDDDVAVVVCGRGSSDPDANGDVHKLARLLYEGREFDRVEASFIGVTEPTLEESLHGLSKHRPDAVVVLPYMLGDGVLTQRVRDWTADFDSDYPYVDALAGDPLGTDSRLLDVFADRWEEARTESVEMSCDTCKYKVDLEGYEEDVGGARAMLRALAHQEAHADRDDIDEEPDSHDAPEKHVAVCTNQTCAKMGSPAVLERLRQEVRDSEHCDARITRSSCLGRCGDGPMVAVYPDGIWYGGVEDGDAERIVGDHLDRDRIVSDLVDQTL
- a CDS encoding cobalamin biosynthesis protein, which produces MSDAEPATEIEVPSDPLAGHAATAYFWGHVAGSGDVSDDGIEVVTNDEASAQVLAAIAGGDVAHETASREYAHDTSITRTEDEYTLSIGGDEGAGSDDAGLLGRSGALGLPVDGRGNYRFGAFSNYDRELLRGLLEGCGTICFKSSSGTVGISFVHDDAALLELAQDLIADCPVDAPFGELSETSSGGYWFGVDDAAAPDFGTWLYENCEETGLFAPSRRRKLEKSLEQASAYDGDE
- a CDS encoding ferredoxin — its product is MSRYEVTIEKDACDGIFACLTRDPRFVEGEDGLATIDPGADPVYDCEGEVTDTEERVVATFDDDRIDEARQAAAACPTDAIIVEEVGE
- the cobJ gene encoding precorrin-3B C(17)-methyltransferase; translation: MSTDTNADADDESTSNCGASSSESSSGETSTDSSSSKCGASSSESSSGETSTDSSSSKCGASTETDDSSSCGASSSSDDDSSNEKEVGSTVDDFDAEPGQLSAVGLGPGHSEGMTDRAKTALLEADHIVGYTTYIDLIPDEITAEADELYDTPMCGEVSRTEEAIDRALAGHDVAIVGSGDPNVYALGGLALEILESKGATASMVDFEAVPGVPAAQSCAARLGAPLVNDTVSISLSDHLVPMPEIESRLHSAAKESFTITIYNPWSRKRRENFEKACEILLAHRDEDTPVGIVHGAGRDDEQVMITELGELVELGEDEIIDMTTTIVVGNEDTYVWDDRMVTPRGYETKYDY
- a CDS encoding SAM-dependent methyltransferase; the encoded protein is MSGTESESADAGGGTPDDHGTLYVVGIGPGLPDHMTKRAKEVIESSEVVIASSLYQEFLRDDGTLLPEEQTDEDGIAVRDDGFEQEIIRSTMGRQIELARAAFDHVREGKDVAHVSGGDPSVYGKSDLIFKMADEDDATDIPIEIIPGITAALGGSANVGAPLCNDFCTVSLSDKWRGWDEIEEKLRAAAISGFVIVLYNCWRNYEQAVEIVREERTDDAAVAIVNDAGRADAGRNGESQFITTLGEAADHDDKVSGMGTSLIIGNHETETWRNDDRTYLVTPRGGRDVDDF
- the cbiG gene encoding cobalt-precorrin 5A hydrolase, yielding MSSGTENADTTDDGGSDSGGGHCSTADSDGEVAEEIAIISFGRKMDTAEEIKDEIGDRYEAIDIIEYHGDVFEEYWGEYDCFIGLMASGIAMRKTAHLLDDKWEDPAICVVDEELTWAIPITGGHHGANQVAQDLATMGAIPAMTTASEAAGKQGVESRAKAMDTHVVNGDSTIKTNLAVLDENLGPVARVDGPKAVLVGDDVTVLKRNKDEGCVLGTGSVSGASKESFLAAWEEALEQTDYDISDVEFVGTATRKEDEEGLLEAAQELDLGVVAFDKETLLENEGPTPSKSKELIGWPGVSEASAIAGGAEQELVLEKISYENEVTVAIGE
- a CDS encoding cobalt-precorrin-4/precorrin-4 C(11)-methyltransferase, yielding MTDDETPNDPQDAIDSQGEARREELDDRIFEHSAGDEQEGIPFVGAGPGNPRLLTVAGKELLEDADLVVHAGSLVNSELLDEYCLHAELVNSVGKDLEELIPLMRDAYEEGRNVVRLHSGDPAIYGAALEQMDALEHEGVPTHFVPGVTSAFAASATLRTQLTLNEVSNHVAFTRPQGKTLTPEEDHISDFVEMGDVTTCIYLGTHAVRDTMDRLLEDDHDPETPVAVIYHASWPDEDVIIGSIGDIADKVEEAGYRASALVVIGDAVTGAGYKRSFLYGDWASQGSSENSAETEASDD
- a CDS encoding cobalt-factor II C(20)-methyltransferase — encoded protein: MTLYGVGLGPGEADLVTVRGKEILEECDVVYSPGRLSRTVALKHVDEAKIGDLDFPMTKDEEKLRTAWKEAAAEIAPNARDGDVAFVTLGDPNVYSTFGHLRRTIDAFHSDVDLEIVPGVSAVTAFATAMGVEIEAGAGLSLREAASGHSPTGPDRMILFKVTDAPATHEGLIEAGYDVTYGRRLFMEQGKTLVTDDPAEIDERDYYTLAYAEKEGLEVEQATAAFETDDEAESRDATTDGEPVTDGGERIEGERERSERDPHRNAKRSEDGSRSSSEGPSDGGEVVDLEHAEGCEGGDCGGHR
- the cbiT gene encoding precorrin-6Y C5,15-methyltransferase (decarboxylating) subunit CbiT, with amino-acid sequence MPPIALPYDAKAGPTKSEVRAVVHSKLALESDDHFAEVGSCTGAITIEAAQRAGRVTALERKSERLETTEQNLAANEESVRADVDLRNAEAPEGLPDDADALFLGGSRNFEEVLDHAVETEIDRVIMNVSRLEVAGKATEAFRERDLLEEVVQFQVSHGYELAGATSFNSDNPVYMLVGSATPDEDDGEKVVTDGGERSTGSRSSSELCSDVGQIAADDSTARGTER